Proteins encoded in a region of the Manduca sexta isolate Smith_Timp_Sample1 chromosome 9, JHU_Msex_v1.0, whole genome shotgun sequence genome:
- the LOC115441339 gene encoding DNA-directed RNA polymerase III subunit RPC10, with translation MLFCPTCANMLMVEEGPESALRYACNTCPYVYNIRKKVSSRTFPKLKELDYIMGGAAAWENVDSTDAVCPKCGHGRAFFMQLQTRSADEPMTTFYRCCNHKCAHNWRD, from the exons atgttattctgCCCAACGTGCGCCAATATGCTGATGGTGGAAGAAGGTCCAGAATCCGCACTAAGGTACGCTTGCAACACGTGCCCTTATGTTTACAATATTAGGAAGAAAGTGTCGTCCCGTACATTTCCGAAACTGAAG gaATTAGACTATATTATGGGAGGAGCGGCTGCCTGGGAGAACGTAGATTCGACTGACGCTGTGTGCCCTAAGTGTGGTCACGGCAGAGCTTTCTTCATGCAACTGCAGACTCGGTCAGCAGATGAACCTATGACAACATTTTACCGTTGCTGCAATCACAAGTGTGCTCACAATTGGCGTGATTAG
- the LOC115441337 gene encoding yrdC domain-containing protein, mitochondrial has translation MKLLRQVVFGSNLIRYKNTSPKMRIEKMTPIIQCSDELSSMKAAEYVMNGHVIAVPTDTIYGLACSANCPEAIQKLYTIKGRDSAKPVAICVTYITDVRKWGEAEHLSDQLLQHLLPGPVTVVLTKTKNLDNPYLNPSTMKIGIRIPNHDFINKMTKIFNMPVALTSANFSNEPSTLSIKEFEHLYDHLGAVFDGGILSKGLDQNRTGSTVIDLSNKGFYEIIRRGISYEKVIGILESFGLKNIV, from the coding sequence ATGAAATTACTAAGACAAGTTGTATTTGGTAGTAATTtgattagatataaaaatacatctcCAAAAATGAGGATTGAAAAGATGACTCCAATAATACAATGCTCTGATGAGTTGTCCAGTATGAAAGCTGCAGAGTATGTGATGAATGGTCACGTCATAGCAGTGCCCACTGACACTATATATGGGCTAGCTTGCAGTGCAAACTGTCCTGAGGCTATACAAAAACTGTATACCATAAAAGGTAGAGATTCAGCTAAGCCTGTAGCTATATGTGTAACATACATTACAGATGTAAGAAAATGGGGAGAAGCTGAACATTTAAGTGATCAGCTGTTGCAACACCTGCTCCCGGGGCCTGTTACTGTGGTGTTAACAAAAACCAAAAACTTAGACAATCCTTATTTAAATCCATCCACTATGAAGATTGGCATAAGAATACCTAACCATGACTTCATTAATAAGATGACGAAAATTTTTAACATGCCAGTTGCACTGACAAGTGCCAATTTTAGCAATGAACCATCCACTCTGTCCATAAAAGAATTTGAACATTTATATGATCACCTTGGTGCAGTATTCGATGGAGGGATCCTCAGTAAAGGCTTGGATCAGAATAGAACTGGCTCCACAGTCATAGATTTATCAAATAAAGGGTTCTATGAAATCATAAGGCGAGGTATTTCTTATGAAAAAGTTATAGGAATTTTAGAAAGCTTTGGgcttaaaaacattgtttaa
- the LOC115441338 gene encoding mitochondrial inner membrane protease subunit 2 has protein sequence MWFRSLCRSVFFGLPIGITFLDTVGYVARVEGISMQPALNPESKNTDYVFLSRWAVRDYTVNRGDVISLVSPKDPNQKIIKRVVALQGDVVSTLGYKNQYVKIPEGYCWVEGDHTGHTLDSNTFGPVSLGLINAKAMCIVWPPSRWQSLEVKLPENRKPISTAT, from the coding sequence ATGTGGTTCAGAAGTTTATGCAGATCCGTTTTCTTCGGTTTGCCGATCGGCATAACCTTCCTGGACACCGTAGGTTATGTGGCCCGGGTCGAGGGGATCTCGATGCAACCAGCGCTCAACCCCGAATCGAAGAACACAGACTACGTTTTCCTTTCGCGATGGGCGGTAAGGGACTACACCGTGAACAGAGGTGACGTGATATCGTTGGTCTCGCCCAAAGACCCCAATCAAAAGATAATCAAACGTGTGGTGGCTCTACAAGGCGACGTTGTCAGCACTTTGGGCTACAAGAACCAATATGTGAAGATCCCAGAAGGCTACTGCTGGGTAGAAGGTGATCACACAGGTCACACACTAGATAGTAATACATTTGGTCCTGTGTCATTAGGTTTAATCAATGCTAAAGCTATGTGTATAGTGTGGCCTCCTAGCAGATGGCAAAGCCTAGAAGTTAAATTGCCAGAAAATAGAAAGCCAATTAGCACTGCAACATAG
- the LOC115441360 gene encoding ataxin-7-like protein 1 — MSGDQPFPHKTVSPLKCNEKPWDQWTSEIGYESPRRDDEFTPQPAEGKSSASSRRPPDHHPYKTPERARQRRARLNRLKYQSMSLHGVFPQMDNLNAVVCHMCGAVVKCSAAYRHLIESHSGTEPLLPPPPPVSTVRSRSRHKKETPPPPPPEPIKMETSPVHTATAPLSRIVLPQPEMQYLEEPSTSAAVTGEVQVCMESGELPVVSIQDTEDLPLGEHITDDIFAIMNSEGIQSAEDITNAADWKNIIRDIGNMQEINFPVNDPVQAQDLYGAPLPAYSMTDTDLSSMQFAPPSTSPLLLPAPAPEPAPPVAKPPAAPTASTSKAAARSKTSKSKFNLREYDPNKHCGVVTVENPKPCTRSLTCKAHALSLRRTVEGRSKPFDTLLAEHRASRDAGAAAPHAAASHLAHTAHPAPHPAAAAPLNLPPLLVNTSLDLSAFNGLTDQQQVNDIYKSLLEDPDSVLPDASTITSLLVPPLPNEPFLLPEEAQPTTDTSMLHAMSPAEHAAPPDERADEGPPTLVPTDVYWYAACPRPLALCTFNASHSGGAVTLGKKFATVRSNIKSSLTRSQCKSTGGSNSYYYGQNSLSLSKTVHMNASKCSKPEVRKLIVTCSGVSGGSGGAAVANMSSGGSKEVQQALSELFGTPRHALNGHVGHAVKLAKRPPPAPAVLDLGFALDAALLADEKC; from the coding sequence ATGTCGGGCGACCAGCCGTTCCCGCACAAGACAGTCAGTCCCCTGAAGTGCAATGAAAAACCGTGGGACCAGTGGACCAGTGAGATCGGGTATGAGTCGCCGCGACGGGATGATGAGTTCACGCCGCAGCCAGCTGAGGGCAAGAGCAGCGCCTCCTCACGCCGGCCCCCTGATCACCATCCGTACAAGACGCCGGAGCGGGCGCGCCAGCGTCGCGCGCGGCTCAACCGACTCAAGTACCAGTCCATGAGCCTGCACGGTGTGTTCCCGCAGATGGACAACCTTAACGCGGTCGTGTGTCATATGTGTGGTGCCGTGGTGAAGTGCAGTGCGGCCTATAGACATTTGATTGAATCGCACTCTGGTACGGAGCCCTTGTTGCCGCCACCGCCGCCCGTTTCCACAGTCCGCAGTCGCAGCCGGCATAAAAAGGAAACACCGCCTCCCCCGCCGCCGGAGCCCATCAAAATGGAGACGTCTCCGGTGCACACCGCCACCGCGCCGCTCTCGAGGATAGTGCTTCCACAGCCGGAAATGCAGTACCTGGAGGAGCCGAGCACTTCTGCCGCCGTCACTGGCGAGGTGCAGGTGTGCATGGAGAGCGGCGAGCTACCCGTTGTTAGTATACAGGACACCGAGGATTTGCCGCTCGGCGAGCATATTACCGACGACATATTCGCCATAATGAATTCTGAGGGAATCCAAAGTGCCGAAGACATCACAAACGCTGCCGACTGGAAAAACATTATCAGGGACATCGGTAACATGCAGGAAATCAACTTCCCGGTGAATGATCCGGTGCAGGCTCAGGACTTGTACGGCGCGCCGCTGCCCGCGTACTCGATGACGGACACGGATCTGTCGAGCATGCAATTTGCGCCGCCGAGCACGTCGCCGTTGCTACTGCCCGCGCCCGCACCCGAGCCCGCTCCGCCCGTCGCCAAGCCGCCCGCAGCACCCACCGCGTCTACCTCCAAAGCGGCGGCGCGATCCAAAACGAGCAAAAGTAAATTTAACCTACGCGAGTACGATCCGAACAAACACTGTGGCGTAGTCACTGTCGAGAATCCTAAGCCTTGCACGCGCTCGCTCACGTGTAAGGCCCACGCTCTGTCACTGCGGCGGACCGTCGAAGGCCGCTCGAAGCCCTTCGACACGCTGCTGGCGGAGCATCGCGCTTCGCGAGACGCGGGTGCCGCCGCGCCACACGCTGCTGCCTCACACCTCGCGCACACTGCACACCCTGCGCCGCACCCCGCCGCCGCTGCTCCACTCAACCTCCCACCGCTGCTAGTCAACACGTCGCTGGATCTGAGCGCGTTCAACGGTCTCACGGATCAACAACAGGTCAATGACATTTATAAGAGCCTGTTGGAAGATCCGGATTCGGTGCTGCCGGACGCGTCCACTATCACATCACTGCTGGTCCCGCCATTGCCGAACGAACCGTTCCTGCTGCCGGAGGAAGCGCAGCCGACGACAGACACGTCGATGTTGCACGCCATGTCTCCGGCGGAGCACGCGGCGCCACCCGACGAGCGCGCGGACGAGGGCCCGCCGACGCTGGTGCCCACCGACGTGTACTGGTACGCGGCGTGTCCGCGGCCGCTCGCGTTGTGCACCTTCAACGCATCACACTCGGGCGGCGCAGTCACACTAGGTAAAAAGTTCGCAACGGTCCGAAGCAATATAAAGTCGTCGTTGACGAGATCTCAGTGCAAATCTACGGGCGGCTCGAACAGTTACTACTACGGACAGAACTCGTTGTCCTTGTCCAAAACGGTGCATATGAACGCCAGTAAATGTAGCAAGCCTGAAGTGCGAAAACTGATAGTGACGTGTAGTGGCGTGAgcggcggcagcggcggcgCGGCCGTGGCGAACATGTCGAGCGGCGGCAGCAAGGAGGTGCAGCAGGCGCTGAGCGAGCTGTTCGGCACGCCGCGGCACGCGCTGAACGGTCACGTGGGGCACGCGGTCAAGCTCGCCAAGcggccgccgcccgcgcccgccgtgcTCGACCTCGGCTTCGCGCTCGACGCCGCGCTGCTCGCCGACGAGAAGTGCTGA